In Plasmodium gaboni strain SY75 chromosome 8, whole genome shotgun sequence, one DNA window encodes the following:
- a CDS encoding lipoamide dehydrogenase, protein MVIRKNIKNILKLNVVTLFWLSYVFLLKPYGNLKNMMVCNAVLLPFNEKNKGINNFMYINPRNIILNKIKRDDIKLEKDNMILSQHNRKRNNYIKSQKGNEKNMNNFTFMLKGSTQNIMNIKEKEYDLAIVGCGVGGHAAAINAMERNLKVIIFAGDQNCIGGTCVNVGCIPSKALLYATNKYRELKNLDKLYYYGIYSNIFQNNENTEIESNQLVSNSFQINVNKLKEYTQSVIEKLRNGISHGFKTLKFNKNSEHVQVIYEHGQLLDKNTIKSKKSGNTYKVKNIIIATGSVPNIPDNVEIDDKSVFTSDMAVKLVGLKNYMSIIGMGIIGLEFADIYTALGSEITFLEYSSELLPIIDNDVAKYFEKVFLKNKPVNYHLNTEVKYIKASKNNNPVIIGYSHRINNEDNGKKTMTDVKELYVDSCLVATGRKPNTQNLGLEQMKIQMNRGYVSVNDNLQVKMENNEIYDNIFCIGDANGKQMLAHTASYQALKVIDFIEKNNVNKNGENIFNKPILYKNIPSVCYTNPELAFIGLTEKEAKALYPDNIGIEISYYKSNSKILCENNISLNSNKKNNSYNKGHYNINDNTSGMVKIIYKEDTKEILGIFIVGNYASVLIHEAVLAINLKLSAFDLAYMVHSHPTVSEVLDTAFKSISKIRTH, encoded by the coding sequence ATGGTCATaaggaaaaatattaaaaatatccTTAAGCTTAATGTGGTTACTCTATTTTGGTTATCTTATGTTTTTCTTCTTAAACCATATGGaaatttgaaaaatatgatgGTGTGTAATGCTGTCCTTCTTCCatttaatgaaaaaaataaaggcataaataattttatgtatattaacccaagaaatattattttgaataaaataaaaagagaTGACATAAAACTagaaaaagataatatgATCCTATCCCAACACaatagaaaaagaaataattatattaaatcaCAAAAAGGAAATGAAAAAAACATGAATAATTTTACATTTATGTTAAAAGGAAGTAcacaaaatattatgaacattaaagaaaaagaatatgATCTTGCTATTGTCGGATGCGGTGTTGGGGGCCATGCTGCTGCAATTAATGCTATGGAAAGAAATTTAAAAGTTATTATATTTGCAGGCGATCAAAATTGTATTGGGGGAACATGTGTTAATGTTGGGTGTATACCAAGCAAAGCGTTATTATACGctacaaataaatatagagaattaaaaaatttagataaattatattattatggTATCTATAGcaatatttttcaaaataatgaaaatacaGAAATAGAAAGTAATCAACTCGTTTCAAATAGCTTCCAAATTAACGTTAATAAATTGAAAGAATACACACAAAGTGTTATTGAAAAATTAAGAAATGGAATTTCACATGGATTTAAAAcattaaaatttaataaaaattctGAACATGTTCAGGTAATTTATGAACACGGTCAGCTATTGGATAAAAATACtataaaaagtaaaaaaagtggtaatacatataaagtaaaaaatatcattataGCAACAGGATCTGTACCTAATATTCCAGACAATGTTGAGATAGATGACAAAAGTGTTTTTACAAGTGATATGGCAGTAAAATTAGTTggtttaaaaaattatatgagTATAATTGGTATGGGAATAATTGGTTTAGAATTTGCAGATATATACACAGCTTTAGGGTCAGAAATAACATTTTTGGAATATTCATCAGAATTATTACCAATAATTGATAATGATGTAgcaaaatattttgaaaaggtatttttaaaaaacaaGCCTgtaaattatcatttaaatacagaggtcaaatatataaaggcttctaaaaataataatccGGTTATTATTGGATATTCACATAGAATTAACAATGAGGATAATGGAAAAAAAACTATGACAGACGttaaagaattatatgTTGATAGTTGTTTAGTTGCTACTGGACGAAAGCCAAATACACAAAATTTAGGTTTGGAACAAATGAAAATACAAATGAATAGAGGATATGTATCAGTAAATGACAATTTACAAGtaaaaatggaaaataatgaaatttatgataatatattttgtatagGAGATGCAAATGGGAAACAAATGTTAGCACATACAGCATCATATCAAGCCTTAAAAGTTATTGATtttattgaaaaaaataatgtaaacaaaaatggtgaaaatatttttaataaacccatattatataaaaatataccTTCTGTTTGTTATACAAATCCTGAATTAGCTTTTATCGGATTAACAGAAAAAGAAGCAAAAGCATTATATCCAGATAATATAGGTATTGAAATTTCCTATTATAAATCaaattcaaaaatattgtgtgaaaataatatttccttaaatagtaataaaaaaaataattcatataataaaggacattataacataaatgataatacaAGTGGTATggtaaaaataatatataaagaagaCACAAAGGAAATTTTAGGAATCTTCATAGTTGGAAATTATGCTTCTGTTTTAATTCATGAAGCAGTACTTGCAATTAATCTAAAATTATCAGCATTCGATTTGGCATATATGGTTCATTCTCATCCAACAGTAAGTGAAGTTCTGGACACTGCTTTTAAATCTATATCAAAAATAAGAACTCACTAA
- a CDS encoding putative nucleolar preribosomal assembly protein, whose amino-acid sequence MNEELEVDENAYDMLFSPLTPWPCLSFDYILEQPKHDALSEEEKKRKKENIDNGILNYPIEVCCVAGTQANKRELNQIYVIKWSNLNKLKNVDDDEGSSDNSEDNDSSDFDVDIDDENDNDINGNINNEIEQKNNKNDKLKEKVKKNEDTHTKKKSTVICKAIKHKYGSINRTKICKKINSLVATWCDDSNIYIYDISDEIKNLEVRPFNEQIEKKPLHVFEKHTTEGFSLDWNPVHAAQLLTGDNNGNIYLWLPNNSGKWNYELLNLKNVYTTNDNNNNNNKNKNNKNNQIYSIEDIQWSKKGNGLGNVFAICSCDKSISILDIRNININSTNKNIHIPNAHTNDVNVIAWNENTEFLLASGGDDNIIKVWDIRNTNNAVAQLIFHKQPISSISWNFKDTYVLLASSLDNSISIWDLSVETESLEFADSKYPDQLLFEHLNQKFITDAKFHPHYPGLVVSTSSENFNIFKPCNI is encoded by the coding sequence ATGAATGAAGAACTAGAAGTAGATGAAAATGCTTATGATATGCTCTTCAGTCCTTTAACCCCATGGCCTTGTTTATCAtttgattatattttaGAACAACCAAAACATGATGCATTATcagaagaagaaaaaaaaagaaagaaagaaaatatagataaCGGCATATTAAATTATCCCATAGAAGTTTGCTGTGTTGCAGGTACACAAGCAAACAAAAGAGAATTAAATCAGATTTATGTAATTAAATGGTCGAATTTAAATAAGTTAAAAAATGTAGATGATGATGAAGGTTCTAGCGATAATTCTGAAGATAATGATAGTAGTGATTTTGATGTTGATATagatgatgaaaatgataatgatataaatggtaatataaataatgaaatagaacaaaaaaataataaaaatgacaaattaaaagaaaaagtaaaaaaaaatgaagatacacacacaaaaaaaaaaagcacTGTTATATGTAAGGCCATTAAGCATAAATATGGATCTATAAATAGAACAAAaatttgtaaaaaaattaattcGCTAGTTGCTACTTGGTGTGATgatagtaatatatatatatatgacatatctgatgaaattaaaaatttagaAGTTCGTCCATTTAATGAAcaaattgaaaaaaaacCTTTACATGTCTTTGAAAAACATACCACTGAAGGTTTTAGTTTAGACTGGAATCCTGTACATGCAGCACAATTATTAACAGGTGATAATAATGGAAATATTTACTTATGGCTACCTAATAATTCAGGTAAATGGAAttatgaattattaaatttaaaaaatgtatatacaacaaatgataataataataataataataaaaataaaaataataaaaataatcaaataTATAGCATTGAAGATATTCAATGGTCTAAAAAAGGGAATGGATTAGGAAATGTTTTTGCAATATGTTCATGTGATAAAAGTATTAGTATTTTAGATATAcgaaatataaatattaatagtacaaacaaaaatatacatataccAAATGCTCATACAAATGATGTTAATGTTATTGCTTGGAATGAAAATACAGAATTCTTATTAGCTTCAGGAggtgatgataatattataaaagtTTGGGATATTAGAAATACGAACAATGCTGTAGCTcaattaatttttcataaacAACCTATTTCTTCTATCTCATGGAATTTTAAAGATACGTATGTATTATTAGCATCAAGTCTAGATAATTCTATTTCTATATGGGATTTATCAGTAGAAACGGAATCATTAGAATTCGCTGATTCCAAATATCCTGATCAATTGCTCTTTGAACATTTAAACCAAAAATTTATTACAGACGCTAAATTTCATCCACATTACCCAGGTCTCGTAGTATCCACATCCAGTGAAAATTTTAACATCTTTAAGCCATGCAATATATGA
- a CDS encoding putative flavoprotein: MNILFGISGSIAAIKTNEIVEKLKEECKLNNISIDIRFVSTNIAYEKFLTDFNEKVYLDKDEWLWQKRGDDILHIELRKWADIFILCPLDANTLGSVANGLCPNLLTCICRCWDFNKICLVFPCMNTYMYNHPITKQQLDIISSWGMKVVNPIEKILACGEYGMGALPHIENVVFEIMKYLQDMK, from the exons atgaatattttatttggTATCAGTGGGAGTATAGCGGCAATTAAGACTAATGAAATTGTTGagaaattaaaagaagagtgtaaattaaataatatatcaatCGATATTAGATTTGTTTCAACAAATATTGCTTATGAAAAATTTTTAACAGATTTTAATGAAAAGGTTTATTTAGATAAAGATGAATGGTTATGGCAGAAGAGAGGAGACgatattttacatatagAATTAAGAAAATGGGctgatatatttatattatgtcCTTTAGATGCTAATACATTGGGAAGTGTAGCAAACGGCCTCTGTCCAAATCTTTTA acTTGTATTTGCCGATGCTGGgattttaataaaatatgcTTAGTATTTCCATGCATGAATACTTATATGTATAATCATCCAATAACAAAACAACAGCTAGATATAATATCTTCATGGGGAATGAAG GTTGTAAATCCAATTGAAAAGATTTTAGCTTGTGGAGAATATG GTATGGGAGCTTTACCACATATAGAAAATGTCGTTTTTGaaattatgaaatatttacaagatatgaaataa
- a CDS encoding putative vacuolar protein sorting-associated protein 2, whose protein sequence is MGAYFSKDLQECLREEKRNLNRSIRELEREIFKMENEKKQIEKNIRIHAKKNDITLVRTLAKDLVKIKQNVIKYNKIKSHLLSMKIKLQSVKSSEQLNKSLSDINNIIKRVNKYIQVKNINNSIYEFQKQNNEVSIKEDMIDDLFDTLNYDIDMIQEEDEIVSKVLDELGIQLNSKLEQIPTIKQTENEQTHNINITKLEDRINNLKKM, encoded by the coding sequence ATGGGAGCATATTTTTCCAAAGATCTGCAAGAATGCCTAAGGGAGGAGAAGCGAAATTTAAATCGGTCCATCAGAGAATTAGAAAgagaaatatttaaaatggaaaatgaaaagaaacAAATAGAAAAGAATATAAGAATACATGCAAAGAAGAATGACATAACATTAGTACGTACATTAGCAAAAGATCTAGtgaaaataaaacaaaacgttataaaatataataaaataaaatctcatttattatcaatgaaaataaaattacaAAGTGTTAAATCTTCAGAACAATTAAATAAAAGTTTAAgtgatataaataatataattaaaagagtaaataaatatatccaagttaaaaatattaataactctatatatgaatttcaaaaacaaaataatgaagTCTCAATTAAAGAAGATATGATAGATGACTTATTTGATACACTTAATTATGATATTGATATGATACAAGAAGAAGATGAAATTGTTTCTAAGGTATTAGATGAATTAGGTATACAACTCAATTCCAAATTAGAACAAATACCTACAATCAAACAAACAGAAAATGAACAAACtcataatattaatataacaaaattaGAGGATAGAATAAAcaatttgaaaaaaatgtga
- a CDS encoding hypothetical protein (conserved Plasmodium protein, unknown function) has translation MDRLNKYLSKQKYVVHRSEGSPYRNFILYVEEIYQVTVVYPIKYIFDIPLKYYEYFKSYKKKDIDNKNLKQFCNIIKEQHEMNNKQQKCFCCYCRQDNIVFPLFSHFNYKKAKFNCNKKDQEEDIVLTLSCLKKKDKKFHSFFIQPNYNFFMLNVTLQQFDLNDEYFININDKSTLERKNYLLDSSNYEIDDEVFNVKIKFNVQKNYRNDDIEGNYLFMDSNIFKDRIILEESFKGEDILKNSVLVNSHHVDENGLECKKIIAYPIYWNRGKGLCGLKRNECFHKQLSTFLNSEKKLSSKKNMSYNYSFFMIRKIHIDEYNEENEGFDKKNEYIYNINNIYKINEIIKNYSYNNNTDIYKHNNNNNHDDYHDDHHDGDHDGDENLLEYIQNNYYIGLQKNRHNFIDIKSHKEETLNISYDEEGIGESVSFIHILSNCYNYNNEKTKLSCSIYLSIWNQEDIEKEINIFIKCEERIVHDITQLKRKLFLCRKCEETILIKFEPIYNMLLASCHVLITKEEENNSIKNINEDTNIRGKNYKEQHFLFLKDKENIEKTNNIKYKNYHNDDIVNMDQTIQNKESHNTDKINNNSNNNNNNNNGYHKNVYIIKEIPLKFNEQFYGLNDHNMVIYNTMNIIEDIEDNILKYKRKLFLFMTKSGNIIKIILFLFLFIIFSIFIIPSLPFCKYFFIKLKWFHRLKTIRLLTIWKLQDIFIFFKKIPKKLWRLIKKIGRKSKRLLFKFILFRIFTKYKKDHELIDQEYKEKLERKRKKEKKKKAMKKKYQLQKKEKEKLKKKRYKKLIENEKIFKKEMKKELIYKRNNKIKHEKKYEKNCNINNKMDHMYGQEGKRKKHHDKYEDKNKYKNKYDDKCDYIYHDKYDDTYHDKCNKKGRKGQKKYNHLNHLHNNSYDDIEKNESITSHTNSSNQYYEKKKHENNVSSTEHIKIKESHHKSKLNTYKNIETYDKNNIYSDFYSIKNNEQQNNMVEKKKKNRRSISNISNINKNNNNIQLCNKHNKTSSNDITSYGKHKNDNEI, from the exons ATGGATAGGTTGAACAAGTATTTGtct AAACAAAAATATGTAGTTCATAGGAGTGAAGGTTCTCCATACagaaattttattttatatgttgAAGAAATTTATCAAGTTACTGTGGTGTACCctattaaatatattttt GATATACCtctaaaatattatgaatatttcAAGTCCTATAAAAAGAAAGACatagataataaaaatttaaaacaattttgtaatataattaaagaACAACATGAAATGAACAATAAACAACAAAAATGTTTCTGTTGTTATTGCCGTCAAGATAATATTGTATTTCCTTTATTTTCTCATTTCAATTATAAAAAAGCAAAATTTAATTGTAACAAGAAGG atCAAGAAGAAGATATAGTTCTGACCTTGTCGtgtttaaaaaagaaagacaaaaaatttcattctttttttatacaaCCAAATTATAACTTTTTTATGTTAAATGTTACATTACAACAATTTG ATTTAAATGATGAGTATTTCATAAACataaat GATAAGTCTACTTtagaaagaaaaaattacCTCCTCGACTCTTCAAATTATGAAATAGATGAtg AAGTATTTAATGTAAAGATAAAATTTAATGTCCAAAAAAATTACAGa AATGATGATATTGAAGGCAACTACCTGTTTATGGattcaaatatttttaaggATAGG ATAATATTAGAAGAGTCATTTAAAG GTGaagatattttaaaaaattcaGTCCTTGTAAACTCTCATCATGTTGATGAAAATGGACTTgaatgtaaaaaaataatcgCTTATCCGATTTATTGGAATAGAGGAAAAGGCTTGTGTGgattaaaaagaaatgaatGTTTTCATAAACAGCTTTCtacttttttaaattcagaaaaaaaattaagctctaaaaaaaatatgagttataattattctttCTTTATGATAAGAAAGATACATATAGATGAATATAATGAGGAAAATGAAGgatttgataaaaaaaatgaatacatatataatataaataatatttataagataaatgaaataataaaaaattactcatataataataatacggatatatataaacataataataataataatcatgATGATTATCATGATGATCATCATGATGGTGATCATGATGGTGATGAGAACTTATTAgaatatatacaaaataattattatataggtttacaaaaaaatagaCATAATTTTATAGACATAAAATCACACAAGGAAGAaacattaaatatatcatatgaCGAGGAAGGCATAGGAGAATCTGTATcttttatacatattttaagTAACTGTTacaattataataatgagaAAACAAAACTATCATGTAGTATTTATTTAAGTATATGGAATCAAGAAGATATAGagaaagaaataaatatttttataaaatgtgAAGAAAGGATTGTTCATGACATAACACAActaaaaagaaaattatttttatgtagAAAGTGTGAAGAAACTATTCTTATAAAATTTGAacctatatataatatgttgTTAGCATCATGTCATGTTTTAATAACAAAAGAGGAGGAAAATAAttctataaaaaatataaatgaagataCTAATATTAGAGgtaaaaattataaagagcaacattttctttttctaaaggataaagaaaatatagagaaaacaaataatattaaatataaaaattatcataatgatgatatagTTAATATGGATCAAACCatacaaaataaagaatCTCATAATAcagataaaataaataataatagtaataataataataataataataatgggtaccataaaaatgtatacaTTATTAAAGAGATACCTCTTAAATTTAATGAACAATTCTATGGATTAAACGATCATAATAtggttatatataacacaATGAATATTATTGAAGATATagaagataatatattaaaatataaaaggaaattgtttctttttatgACCAAGTCAggaaatattataaaaattattttattcttattcttatttataatattttctatatttataatacCAAGTTTACCTTTctgtaaatatttttttattaaattaaaatggTTTCATAGATTAAAAACAATTCGTCTATTGACAATATGGAAGTTACaagatatttttatattttttaaaaaaatacccaaaaaattatggagactcataaaaaaaattggaAGAAAATCTAAACGTCTcctttttaaatttatactttttagaatatttacaaaatataaaaaggatCACGAACTTATTGATCAAgaatataaagaaaaattagaaagaaaaagaaaaaaagaaaaaaaaaaaaaagccatgaaaaaaaaatatcaacTTCAAAAAAAGGAGAAGgaaaaattgaaaaaaaaaagatataaaaagttgattgaaaatgaaaaaatatttaaaaaggaaatgaaaaaggaattaatttataaaagaaataataaaataaaacacgaaaaaaaatatgaaaaaaattgtaataTAAACAACAAAATGGATCATATGTATGGTCAGGAAGGGAAACGAAAGAAACATCATGATAAATatgaagataaaaataaatataaaaataaatatgatgaCAAATgtgattatatatatcatgACAAATATGATGATACATATCATGACAAATGTAATAAGAAAGGACGAAAAGGacaaaagaaatataatcatttaaatcatcttcataataattcatatgatgatatagaaaaaaacGAATCAATAACATCACACACAAATTCTTCTAATCAATAttatgaaaagaaaaaacatGAGAATAATGTTTCATCTACtgaacatataaaaataaaagaaagTCATCATAAAAGTAAATTAAAtacttataaaaatatagaaacatatgataagaataatatatattctgATTTCTATTCTATAAAAAACAATGAGcaacaaaataatatggtggaaaaaaaaaagaaaaatagAAGAAGCATATCcaatatatcaaatattaataagaataataataacatacAACTATGTAATAAGCATAATAAAACTAGTTCAAATGATATTACATCATATGGAAAACATAAGAAtgataatgaaatataa
- a CDS encoding hypothetical protein (conserved Plasmodium protein, unknown function), whose protein sequence is MQRVLNKFYVCFSRGIKTSQIISNDIKRNFCFLYFNKIKNDDKYQFFGINKKYLTRYWAEHTNKKIHESKINEWREQFPILADYDDKDLMIWRNSFNNMDKDKDNFISHADLQKSDWSLEKYTLFKNYDMDKNNLIDFGEYIQAVIDIDTQHFKNFFQGFSKIDIELEFEKYAITEKENNKKVIPLSKLMQMITDKEFTCVTETDSLKLFNTMDMNKDGSIDFEDFLQWVGKK, encoded by the exons ATGCAAAGAgttttaaataaattttacGTCTGTTTTTCTAGAGGAATTAAAACCTCCCAGATTATAtcaaatgatataaaaagaaatttctgttttttgtattttaataaaataaagaatgATGATAAATATCAATTCTTTggtataaataaaaaatatttaacTCGCTATTGGGCAGAACATAcgaataaaaaaatacatgAATCAAAAATTAATGAATGGAGAGAACAGTTTCCAATATTAGCTgattatgatgataaagATTTAATGATATGGAGAAATTCTTTCAATAATATGGATAAAGATAAAgataattttatatcaCATGCAGATTTACAAAAAAGTGATTGGAGTTTAGAAAAGTATACACTTTTcaaaaattatgatatggataaaaataatttaatagACTTTGGAGAATATATACAAGCTGTTATAGATATAGACACACAACACTTTAAAAATTTCTTTCAGGGATTTAGTAAAATAGACATTGAGTTGGAATTCGAGAAATACGCAA TTACTGAAAAGgagaataataaaaaggtTATCCCCCTTTCCAAGTTAATGCAAATGATAACAGACAAAGAGTTCACATGTGTAACAGAAACGGACTCACTAAAACTATTTAATACTATGGATATGAATAAAGACGGATCGATAGATTTTGAGGATTTCCTCCAA tgGGTAGGAAAAAAGTGA